A stretch of the Lolium perenne isolate Kyuss_39 chromosome 3, Kyuss_2.0, whole genome shotgun sequence genome encodes the following:
- the LOC127342815 gene encoding strigolactone esterase D14 produces MYLNPRIVGCGERTLVLSHGYGASQAIWDKVLPHLSKSNKVLLFDWDFSSAAAPKDEEEEGYTFSRFADELVALMDEVNLKGAVYVGHSMAGMVGCIASVRRPDLFTHLVLVGASPRYMNSEDYEGGFDKSDIDEMLKNILSDFHSWAKGFVALAVGTTDPSAVEPLARSFFAMDPRVAHGLARMLFLGDQREVLDRVVVPCTMVHVSGDFAAPPSVGRYMQGRMKRCASAALETIDSVGHFPQLVAPEEMLRILDIVLGEGRLAADVVEEKSGNEGSLAEAEVNGDVDAVAMS; encoded by the exons ATGTACCTGAATCCAAGAATCGTTGGGTGTGGGGAGAGGACCTTGGTTCTGTCCCATGGCTATGGAGCGAGCCAAGCCATCTGGGACAAGGTGCTGCCTCACCTGTCAAAGAGCAACAAG GTGCTCCTCTTTGACTGGGacttctccagcgccgccgcccccaaggacgaggaggaagagggctaCACGTTCTCCAGGTTCGCCGACGAGCTGGTGGCGCTCATGGACGAGGTTAATCTGAAAGGCGCGGTGTATGTTGGACactccatggccggcatggtcggGTGCATTGCGTCCGTCAGGCGGCCCGACCTATTCACCCATCTAGTGCTCGTCGGCGCTTCCCCAAG GTACATGAACTCGGAGGACTACGAGGGCGGGTTCGACAAGTCGGACATCGACGAGATGCTAAAGAACATCTTGTCGGACTTCCACTCCTGGGCGAAGGGCTTCGTCGCGCTCGCCGTCGGCACCACCGACCCGTCGGCCGTGGAGCCGCTggcgcggagcttcttcgccatgGACCCGCGCGTGGCGCACGGCCTGGCGCGCATGCTCTTCCTGGGCGACCAGCGGGAGGTGCTGGACCGCGTGGTCGTGCCGTGCACCATGGTGCACGTGTCCGGGGACTTCGCCGCGCCGCCCTCCGTCGGCCGCTACATGCAGGGCCGCATGAAGCGTTGCGCCAGCGCCGCCCTGGAGACCATCGACTCCGTCGGCCACTTCCCGCAGCTCGTCGCGCCCGAGGAGATGCTCAGAATTCTCGACATCGTGCTTGGGGAAGGCCGGCTTGCCGCGGACGTCGTGGAAGAGAAGAGCGGCAACGAGGGGAGCCTCGCGGAGGCGGAGGTGAATGGGGATGTCGACGCCGTCGCCATGTCGTAG